Proteins encoded within one genomic window of Pseudalkalibacillus sp. SCS-8:
- a CDS encoding dihydroorotase, whose amino-acid sequence MGLLLKNARLWNGRNDGLIDVLITESKITEMASNIDSEGHEVIDLDGNLIAPGFVDLHVHLREPGGEHKETIETGSLAAAKGGFTTIAAMPNTRPVPDCVETMRDLQKRIKDTAVTRVLPYAAITKRQIGKDLVDFESLKAEGAFAFTDDGVGIQNADTMLQAMKKAAELQMPIVAHCEENSLIHSGCVHDGEYASEHGLNGIPSVCESVQIARDVLLAEATGVHYHVCHISTKESVRIVRDAKKAGIHVTAEVTPHHLLLCEKDIVDQSPNYKMNPPLRSEEDRNALIEGLLDGTIDFIATDHAPHTEEEKSVGIERAPFGIVGLETAFPLLYTYLVKPGICDMEFLIDRMTSKPSACFGLPYGRIEQGAPADLVVIDLEHEKPIQPEAFLSKGRNTPFVDRICNGWPILTLVAGKVAYKNRSVMA is encoded by the coding sequence ATGGGATTACTGCTTAAGAATGCAAGGCTTTGGAATGGAAGAAATGATGGGTTGATTGATGTACTGATCACAGAATCCAAGATTACGGAAATGGCTTCAAACATTGATTCTGAAGGCCACGAGGTCATTGATTTGGATGGGAATCTTATCGCACCAGGATTTGTCGACTTGCATGTCCATCTGAGAGAGCCAGGAGGAGAACATAAGGAAACGATTGAAACAGGGTCGCTTGCTGCAGCAAAAGGTGGGTTTACGACAATTGCAGCGATGCCGAATACTCGTCCTGTACCTGACTGTGTGGAAACGATGCGTGATTTGCAAAAACGGATCAAGGATACGGCCGTAACTCGGGTGCTGCCGTATGCTGCAATTACAAAAAGACAAATCGGTAAGGATCTCGTTGATTTTGAAAGCCTCAAAGCAGAAGGAGCATTCGCATTCACAGATGATGGAGTAGGGATCCAAAATGCAGATACGATGCTGCAGGCTATGAAAAAAGCGGCAGAGCTTCAAATGCCGATTGTCGCACATTGTGAGGAAAATTCACTCATACATAGTGGGTGTGTACATGATGGGGAATATGCAAGTGAACATGGCTTAAACGGTATCCCTTCGGTATGTGAAAGCGTCCAGATAGCGAGAGACGTATTGCTTGCAGAGGCGACTGGGGTTCACTATCACGTTTGCCATATCAGTACGAAAGAATCCGTCAGAATTGTCCGTGACGCAAAGAAAGCAGGCATTCATGTGACCGCAGAAGTTACGCCGCATCACCTGCTTCTCTGTGAAAAGGATATCGTAGACCAGTCTCCAAACTATAAAATGAACCCTCCATTACGAAGTGAAGAAGATCGTAATGCCCTTATCGAAGGTCTGTTGGATGGGACGATCGATTTCATCGCGACAGACCATGCCCCTCATACAGAAGAAGAAAAGTCTGTCGGCATTGAGAGAGCACCGTTTGGAATCGTCGGTTTAGAAACCGCATTTCCGCTCTTATACACGTACCTTGTTAAACCAGGAATCTGTGACATGGAATTCCTGATTGACCGGATGACGAGCAAACCATCCGCCTGCTTCGGACTTCCCTATGGAAGAATTGAACAAGGTGCTCCAGCGGATCTTGTCGTAATTGACCTTGAGCATGAAAAACCGATCCAACCAGAAGCTTTTCTATCGAAGGGTCGTAACACACCTTTTGTTGATCGTATCTGTAACGGTTGGCCGATTCTCACTTTGGTAGCTGGAAAAGTAGCTTACAAGAATAGGAGTGTAATGGCATGA
- a CDS encoding carbamoyl phosphate synthase small subunit — translation MKRQLILEDGSVFEGTAIGSERETSGEVVFTTGMTGYQETLSDPSYCDQIITFTYPLIGNYGINHEDFESIEPAAAGIIVSEAASEPSHWQSTSTLDELLRVKDIPGIAGIDTRALTKKIRTHGTLKGKICSLDVNVDEVIEALQFASLPKDQVQKVSTTTPYTLPGRGKRVVLVDFGAKRGILRDLIERGCDVTVVRYNVSAEEILRLQPDGVMLSNGPGNPTDVPEAIEMVKNLLGKVPVFGICLGHQLLGLACGAKTVKMKFGHRGVNHPVKDLDRDKVMITSQNHGFTVEPNGLEELGLIITHTAINDGTVEGYRHREHPAFSVQFHPEASPGPNDSNDLFEQFLTLMSTFKKAGNAVCQNV, via the coding sequence ATGAAGCGACAGCTGATTTTGGAAGATGGTAGTGTTTTTGAAGGGACAGCAATCGGAAGTGAACGTGAAACATCGGGGGAAGTCGTATTTACGACGGGAATGACAGGTTATCAGGAAACGTTATCAGATCCCTCTTATTGTGATCAGATCATCACCTTCACGTATCCATTAATCGGTAATTACGGCATTAATCATGAGGACTTCGAATCTATCGAACCTGCTGCTGCCGGCATCATTGTAAGTGAGGCTGCGAGTGAACCCAGCCATTGGCAATCGACAAGTACATTAGATGAGCTGTTACGAGTGAAAGATATACCCGGAATTGCTGGAATCGATACACGAGCATTGACGAAAAAAATACGCACCCACGGTACATTAAAAGGGAAGATATGCTCCTTGGATGTAAATGTTGATGAGGTGATTGAAGCTCTTCAATTCGCTTCCTTGCCGAAGGATCAAGTGCAAAAAGTATCGACGACTACCCCATATACATTACCAGGTAGAGGGAAGCGGGTTGTCCTTGTAGACTTTGGTGCGAAAAGAGGCATTCTTCGTGATCTGATTGAAAGGGGATGTGATGTGACAGTCGTCCGCTACAATGTCAGTGCTGAGGAGATTCTTCGACTCCAACCCGATGGCGTCATGCTAAGTAACGGACCAGGGAATCCGACGGATGTACCAGAAGCGATTGAAATGGTGAAGAACCTACTTGGGAAAGTGCCGGTCTTCGGAATCTGCCTTGGACACCAATTGCTAGGACTGGCTTGTGGAGCCAAAACGGTCAAGATGAAATTCGGTCATAGAGGTGTCAATCATCCAGTAAAAGATTTAGATCGTGATAAGGTCATGATCACTTCCCAAAATCACGGCTTCACTGTTGAACCGAACGGTCTTGAGGAGCTGGGGCTTATCATTACCCACACAGCAATTAATGATGGAACGGTTGAAGGATACCGTCATAGAGAACACCCGGCGTTCAGTGTTCAATTCCACCCGGAAGCTTCACCTGGACCGAATGATTCAAACGATCTATTTGAACAGTTCTTGACGCTGATGTCTACTTTTAAGAAAGCGGGGAATGCAGTATGCCAAAACGTCTAG
- the carB gene encoding carbamoyl-phosphate synthase large subunit: MPKRLDIKKILVIGSGPIVIGQAAEFDYAGTQACQALKEEGYEVILVNSNPATIMTDTTMADKVYIEPLTVDFVSRIIRKEKPDGVLATLGGQTGLNLAVELSEAGILEEHGVELLGTNLNSIQKAEDRDLFRTLMNELNEPIPESEIIRSLSEAKEFVEKIGFPVIIRPAYTLGGTGGGIANNEAELHEFVSSGLKYSPVSQVLLEKSIAGFKEIEYEVMRDGKDGAIVVCNMENIDPVGVHTGDSVVVAPSQTLTDREYQLLRNASLKIIRALEIEGGCNVQLALDPNSSNYYIIEVNPRVSRSSALASKATGYPIAKLAAKIAVGFTLDELKNPVTGRTYASFEPALDYVVTKIPRWPFDKFEAANRTLGTQMKATGEVMAIGRNFEESLLKAVRSLETDIDHLQSSIDATEVDDWEAILKTTDDQRLYNVTEALRANVEISTIYDWTKIDPFFLNKLKYITDIEKKLASAPYQLDILKEAKLRGFSDREIARLWKAKEIDIFTFREEHGVFPVYKMVDTCAAEFDSATPYYYGTYGQENEVEASKKDSVLVLGSGPIRIGQGIEFDYATVHTVWAIQEAGYEAIIINNNPETVSTDFSTSDKLYFEPLTVEDVMHVVREENPIGVVVQFGGQTAINLASELSARGVKILGTTLEDMDKAEDRDKFERTLQSLDIPQPPGKTATSVEGAVQVAREIGYPVLVRPSYVLGGRAMEIVYQENELLQYMENAVKINPEHPVLIDRYLFGKEIEVDAISDGETVYIPGIMEHIERAGVHSGDSIAVYPPQTLSRQMKAQIIECTTKLAKGLKIVGLLNIQYVICQDELYVLEVNPRSSRTVPFLSKITGVPMANLATKAILGEQLSSLGYETGYHEEPEDVFVKVPVFSFAKLRRVDITLGPEMKSTGEVMGRDRTLEKALYKGLIASGMNIPTFGSVLFTIADKDKEEGLSLVRRFYEIGYQILATEGTANYISDHGIPVTIVNKIQEGTPSLLDRIQQGEVQFVVNTLTKGKQPARDGFRIRREAVENGAVCLTSFDTVRALLNVIESMTFSANEMPSFEKKQAGVLL, encoded by the coding sequence ATGCCAAAACGTCTAGATATAAAAAAGATTCTTGTGATTGGTTCGGGACCGATCGTCATCGGCCAGGCAGCAGAATTTGATTATGCCGGTACTCAAGCTTGTCAGGCTTTAAAAGAAGAGGGATACGAAGTCATCCTTGTCAATTCTAACCCTGCTACGATCATGACCGACACAACCATGGCAGATAAAGTATACATCGAACCATTGACAGTCGATTTCGTGAGCCGCATCATCCGAAAAGAAAAACCAGATGGCGTGCTCGCCACATTGGGTGGGCAGACTGGATTGAATCTAGCTGTGGAATTGTCTGAGGCAGGGATTTTAGAAGAACACGGGGTTGAACTCCTTGGAACGAACTTGAACTCGATTCAGAAGGCTGAAGATCGTGATCTGTTCAGGACACTGATGAACGAACTGAATGAACCGATTCCGGAAAGTGAAATCATACGTTCTTTAAGTGAAGCGAAGGAATTCGTCGAAAAGATCGGCTTTCCAGTCATCATCCGTCCGGCCTATACCCTGGGAGGAACCGGCGGGGGCATTGCGAACAACGAAGCAGAATTACATGAATTCGTCTCAAGCGGATTGAAATACAGCCCGGTATCTCAAGTTCTTCTCGAAAAAAGCATCGCCGGCTTCAAAGAAATCGAATATGAAGTGATGAGAGACGGAAAGGACGGGGCGATCGTCGTTTGTAATATGGAGAATATCGACCCTGTCGGGGTCCACACGGGAGATTCGGTCGTTGTAGCACCGAGCCAGACACTGACTGATCGCGAATACCAATTGTTACGAAATGCCAGCTTGAAGATCATCCGTGCGCTCGAGATTGAAGGGGGATGTAATGTGCAGCTTGCTCTCGATCCCAACAGCTCTAACTACTACATCATTGAAGTAAACCCTCGGGTCAGCCGGTCTTCGGCCCTTGCTTCAAAAGCGACAGGCTATCCGATTGCCAAGCTGGCTGCGAAAATCGCTGTCGGTTTTACATTGGATGAATTGAAAAACCCGGTAACAGGACGAACGTATGCGTCATTCGAGCCAGCCCTAGACTATGTCGTCACAAAAATTCCAAGGTGGCCATTCGACAAATTTGAAGCAGCCAACCGGACATTAGGCACTCAAATGAAAGCGACGGGTGAGGTGATGGCGATTGGACGAAATTTTGAAGAATCGTTATTAAAGGCGGTCCGATCGCTAGAGACAGATATCGATCATCTTCAAAGCTCCATAGATGCGACAGAGGTGGATGATTGGGAGGCAATCCTGAAAACCACGGACGATCAGAGGTTGTATAATGTCACAGAAGCGTTGCGGGCTAATGTTGAAATATCAACCATTTATGACTGGACGAAAATTGACCCGTTCTTTTTGAACAAATTGAAGTACATTACGGATATCGAGAAGAAGCTTGCTTCAGCTCCTTATCAATTGGACATTTTAAAAGAAGCCAAATTACGTGGATTTTCTGATAGGGAAATTGCCCGTCTATGGAAGGCGAAAGAAATCGATATCTTCACATTTAGAGAAGAGCACGGCGTATTCCCAGTTTATAAGATGGTCGATACGTGTGCGGCAGAATTTGATTCAGCCACGCCTTATTATTATGGGACGTATGGTCAGGAGAATGAGGTCGAGGCGAGTAAGAAGGATAGTGTCCTTGTTCTCGGATCAGGACCGATACGCATCGGTCAAGGAATCGAATTCGATTATGCAACGGTTCATACAGTTTGGGCGATCCAGGAAGCGGGATATGAAGCGATCATCATCAACAACAATCCAGAGACGGTGTCGACTGATTTCAGTACATCCGATAAGTTATATTTCGAACCACTTACGGTGGAAGATGTCATGCACGTCGTACGTGAAGAAAACCCAATTGGCGTCGTCGTCCAGTTCGGTGGTCAGACGGCAATCAATCTCGCATCTGAGTTAAGTGCTCGTGGGGTGAAAATTCTTGGCACAACATTAGAAGACATGGATAAAGCCGAAGATCGAGATAAATTTGAACGCACTTTACAGTCTCTTGATATCCCTCAGCCTCCAGGAAAGACGGCTACTTCTGTAGAAGGGGCGGTTCAGGTTGCGAGGGAAATCGGTTATCCTGTCCTTGTCCGTCCTTCGTATGTCCTCGGGGGCAGGGCGATGGAAATCGTCTATCAAGAAAATGAATTACTCCAATATATGGAAAATGCAGTGAAAATCAACCCTGAACATCCGGTATTGATTGATCGTTACCTGTTCGGTAAGGAAATCGAAGTAGATGCCATTTCCGATGGAGAGACCGTGTATATCCCTGGCATCATGGAACATATTGAACGAGCTGGCGTCCATTCAGGTGATTCAATCGCCGTCTATCCGCCACAAACGCTTTCGAGGCAAATGAAAGCTCAGATCATCGAATGTACGACAAAATTGGCGAAAGGCTTGAAAATCGTCGGTTTACTCAACATCCAGTATGTCATCTGTCAAGATGAGCTGTACGTATTGGAGGTAAATCCAAGGTCAAGCCGTACTGTACCATTCCTCAGTAAGATAACAGGTGTTCCGATGGCAAACCTGGCGACCAAAGCGATCCTTGGTGAACAGTTAAGCAGCCTAGGATATGAAACAGGCTATCACGAAGAGCCTGAAGATGTTTTTGTCAAAGTACCAGTCTTCTCTTTCGCGAAATTGCGCAGGGTCGATATTACACTCGGACCAGAAATGAAATCGACCGGAGAGGTAATGGGAAGGGACCGCACGCTGGAAAAAGCACTCTACAAAGGACTGATAGCTTCAGGAATGAATATACCGACATTCGGTTCTGTATTGTTCACCATCGCTGATAAAGATAAAGAAGAGGGTCTTTCCCTTGTTCGACGCTTCTACGAAATCGGCTATCAAATCCTTGCAACAGAAGGGACGGCGAACTACATCTCAGACCATGGTATCCCGGTTACCATCGTCAATAAAATCCAGGAAGGCACGCCAAGCTTGCTTGACCGTATCCAGCAAGGCGAAGTGCAATTTGTCGTGAATACGTTGACGAAAGGGAAACAACCAGCAAGAGATGGATTCAGAATCCGCCGGGAAGCGGTAGAGAATGGAGCGGTTTGTCTGACATCCTTTGATACAGTCAGAGCCTTATTGAATGTCATTGAATCCATGACGTTCTCAGCAAATGAAATGCCTTCCTTTGAAAAAAAGCAGGCAGGTGTCCTGCTTTGA
- a CDS encoding dihydroorotate dehydrogenase electron transfer subunit, giving the protein MRKELTTIVHHERIADQIYELTFTGELVTHMSEPGQFLHIRTGEQYMPLLRRPISICDVDLGKKECTILYRTEGEGTRLLSKRRVGDRLDVLGPLGNGFPLDTLEQGGTALLIGGGIGVPPLYYLSRKLVERNIHVKHVLGFASQKDAFYIDKFEMLGETVVTTIDGSLGFQGFVTDYVLDENPSYDLLYTCGPTLMMKAIEEQLNPERAYYSFEERMGCGIGACFACVCPVKDDPTGNEYRKICSDGPVFPQGVIQL; this is encoded by the coding sequence TTGAGAAAGGAATTGACGACGATTGTTCATCATGAAAGGATCGCCGATCAGATTTATGAACTGACATTCACAGGGGAGCTGGTCACACATATGTCTGAGCCGGGTCAGTTCCTCCACATTCGTACAGGTGAACAGTACATGCCCCTTCTAAGGAGACCGATCAGCATTTGTGATGTTGATCTGGGTAAGAAAGAATGTACGATTTTGTATCGGACTGAAGGGGAAGGGACTCGATTGCTTTCGAAGAGAAGAGTAGGTGATCGCCTTGATGTACTCGGTCCTTTAGGAAATGGCTTTCCCCTTGATACGTTAGAACAAGGGGGGACCGCTCTTCTTATCGGGGGAGGAATTGGTGTGCCGCCTTTATATTACCTTTCTCGTAAGCTTGTCGAACGGAATATTCACGTCAAGCATGTCCTCGGATTTGCTTCACAGAAAGACGCCTTTTATATCGATAAATTTGAAATGCTTGGTGAGACGGTTGTGACCACCATCGATGGTTCTCTTGGGTTCCAGGGGTTCGTTACGGACTATGTGCTCGATGAAAACCCGTCTTATGATTTATTGTACACGTGTGGTCCAACCCTGATGATGAAGGCGATTGAAGAACAATTGAATCCTGAACGTGCTTATTACTCATTTGAAGAGCGGATGGGATGTGGAATCGGTGCATGCTTCGCTTGTGTATGTCCTGTAAAAGATGATCCAACTGGGAATGAATATCGGAAAATTTGTTCTGACGGACCTGTTTTTCCACAAGGAGTGATACAGCTGTGA
- a CDS encoding dihydroorotate dehydrogenase, with amino-acid sequence MDMQLPGLTMKNPIMPASGCFGFGREFAKFYDISQLGAIAIKATTEEPRFGNPTPRVAETPGGMLNAIGLQNPGLEKVLSDELPFLAGYDVPILANIAGTKTEDYVKVAEMVSKAKNVTAIELNISCPNVKEGGISFGTDPSVAAALTRAVKDVSEVPIYVKLSPNVTDITEIAKAVEQAGADGLAMINTLLGMRIDLKSEKPIIANRTGGLSGPAIKPVAIRMIYEVSQRVSIPIIGMGGITCADDVLEYFLAGASAVAVGTANFVNPLVCPEIIADLEEKLSEKKIDHISELVGRSWKSCYSLSSSR; translated from the coding sequence ATGGACATGCAACTGCCAGGTTTAACGATGAAAAATCCGATCATGCCTGCTTCAGGTTGCTTCGGCTTCGGACGCGAGTTCGCGAAGTTTTATGACATCAGTCAATTGGGTGCTATCGCTATCAAAGCAACGACAGAGGAGCCTCGCTTTGGTAATCCGACTCCACGGGTCGCTGAAACCCCAGGGGGAATGCTGAATGCAATCGGGCTCCAGAATCCCGGTCTTGAAAAGGTGCTCTCAGACGAGCTGCCTTTTCTTGCGGGATACGATGTTCCTATACTAGCGAATATTGCAGGTACAAAGACAGAGGATTATGTCAAAGTCGCTGAAATGGTCTCAAAAGCAAAAAATGTCACAGCAATTGAATTAAACATCTCATGTCCCAATGTCAAAGAAGGTGGAATTTCCTTTGGAACCGATCCTTCTGTAGCAGCAGCCCTGACGAGGGCCGTGAAAGATGTTTCAGAGGTACCGATCTATGTCAAGCTCTCCCCGAATGTCACGGACATTACGGAGATTGCCAAGGCCGTGGAACAGGCGGGAGCGGATGGATTGGCGATGATCAACACCCTCCTCGGCATGAGGATCGATTTGAAATCTGAAAAACCCATCATCGCAAATCGGACAGGGGGATTGTCAGGTCCGGCAATCAAGCCGGTTGCGATCCGGATGATCTATGAGGTCAGTCAACGCGTCTCGATCCCGATCATCGGCATGGGTGGCATTACATGTGCAGACGATGTTTTAGAATACTTTCTAGCGGGTGCAAGTGCCGTAGCGGTTGGAACAGCCAATTTCGTCAACCCATTGGTTTGTCCTGAAATCATTGCTGATTTGGAAGAAAAGTTGTCTGAGAAGAAGATCGATCATATCAGTGAACTGGTCGGAAGGAGCTGGAAATCATGTTACAGCCTGTCATCATCGCGTTAG
- the pyrF gene encoding orotidine-5'-phosphate decarboxylase, producing MLQPVIIALDFPSKEEVNTFLDSFRDERLFVKVGMELFYQEGPDLIRMLKEEGHAIFLDLKLHDIPTTVYKAMQGLSKLGVDLVNVHAMGGIDMMRRAVEGLEEGAIHQRPKCIAVTQLTSTTSVMINDELSIHGSVEESVNQLAINAERAGLDGVVCSPLEVPQIRKHCRSSFLTVTPGIRFVKDDVNDQKRVTTPGEAHRLGSDFIVVGRSITHASDPFKTYQSITEEWRSTYERTSR from the coding sequence ATGTTACAGCCTGTCATCATCGCGTTAGATTTTCCGTCCAAGGAGGAAGTAAACACGTTCCTCGATTCTTTTCGTGATGAACGATTGTTTGTAAAAGTCGGGATGGAGCTTTTTTATCAAGAAGGTCCTGACCTCATTCGCATGCTGAAGGAAGAAGGACATGCGATCTTTCTTGACTTGAAGCTTCATGATATCCCGACAACGGTGTATAAGGCTATGCAAGGTTTGTCCAAGCTGGGTGTCGATCTTGTAAACGTCCATGCAATGGGTGGAATTGATATGATGAGGAGGGCGGTAGAAGGTCTTGAAGAGGGAGCAATTCATCAACGACCGAAATGTATCGCTGTCACTCAGTTGACGAGTACGACGTCCGTAATGATCAACGATGAGTTATCCATTCATGGTTCTGTTGAAGAATCCGTAAATCAGCTTGCTATCAATGCAGAACGTGCAGGACTGGATGGTGTCGTCTGTTCCCCACTTGAAGTACCGCAAATCCGTAAGCACTGCCGTTCATCGTTTTTGACGGTAACACCAGGAATCCGCTTCGTGAAGGATGATGTAAATGATCAGAAACGAGTGACGACGCCTGGCGAAGCTCACAGGCTAGGAAGTGACTTCATCGTTGTCGGCCGTTCCATTACACACGCCTCTGACCCTTTTAAAACGTATCAATCAATCACGGAAGAATGGAGGTCCACCTATGAAAGAACAAGTCGCTAA